Part of the Pieris brassicae chromosome 5, ilPieBrab1.1, whole genome shotgun sequence genome is shown below.
TGTCAGCGTGGGTGAACTTACGGCTTTTCTCGAAAGTTTCAATAGCCACTTGTCAGGTAGGTATCAGCATCAGTGAGCACTCTTGACCCTATTACCTGTGTAAggctaaattttatatttaagaagaTTATTTGTTACCATATTGAACGCATAGCACACTTTGTATTCTAATTCACGTGGGTCACACAAAATGAAAATCACTTATACCGTACTTaaacttctttaataaaacacctggtaataaataagaagTTTAGACctggaattaaatataaataaaattttgaacgattataagttaatttaatatttgacttaatgtcctataggGGTTATAACCCCTCCATAAGTCTCCAACGCGTTCGGTTCTGAGCCTCATATTTCAACTCGCTCCCAGTCTTTCCagctctctttgcctcatgAATATGATTCAAtttccatttgcgtcgctGGATCTGCTGAAAGTCAGTGCTACCGCACGTTAGAGATCTTCTCGGGCCAGTACGAAGacgaagacttggagtcgGTGGGAGAAGTCTTTGGTGACCTTCTAGGTTTCACACTGAGCTCCATTATATGTGATCAGATCAGACAAAATATTTGCATACGGGATTGACCTTTTAAAATGGAATCTATTTAGACCAAACGCCGTAAAATTATTAGATGGATGCTAAAGCCTCCGGTTCTgctagataataataatttataacgatATACGTTACCTACCAAAATACTTATTGTATTTGGTTGGTAAGCATAGCCTGACTTACCTACTTGACCTGTgtacctaaaaaaattataaatacttggTTAGATTTGCGTTTGCGGGCCTTAAAACAACTTACGGACGATCGATTCCAATTAAAAGACATTCCTTCAACACGAGTAATTCTCAGTAACGGTTAAATCTCAAGCCAATTATGTGGAATGTTAACTTGGTGCACTTTTTACCCAGAACCTGTTAATGAGTGACATTAATGTCTTTAGATCACCGGCGTCCGGTTTACCAAATTTAGACTTAACTCTAGTTGAGTCACCGAACAAgtatttgtatacaaaatgatatacatatatatacttatttttttataagaatataataaaatgcataCGAATTTTGAAATTAGTCCTTGTTATCTAGCTTAAATAGTTCTATTCTGTGTCTCAAGAAATGGTATCTGAATTCATATCTAATGAAACGTCAGTGAAAGTTGCAAGAGTATGAGACTTGACCTACTCCAGGTTCTCTGCCACGTACGGAAAACGGGCGCACTGCAGTCCCTCGAGAGTCGCTTTTGCATGACCTAGGGAGACTCGTAGTATCTAAAAATCGTCTTCACTTTACTTTCCTTTGTttaccttattattttatttcttgcagATCTAGAAGACTTACCGACCCGAGATATGATCTGGGCACCCGCGCCGCATGAACTAGATCCAGACATCTGGCCACCACCGCCTGATAGAGATCCCAGCGCTTGGCCCTCACCTACCAGCGTTGaacataagtaaatatatatacgtcATTAgctagaaaataattatttcgtttcaatttaaaaagaaatagattTCATAGAAACAAATAGATATGACATATTTAAAGTTatctacatattttaacatacataGGGGTCCCCCACCATTGAAATCAGCCCGCAACAACCCGCGAAATAACCGGACAGCCGATGCCAAGAAACCTGCACCTAAGACAGCAACCACCTCGCAAAGAAAGACCTCAGATGTACGAAACcccaaaattaatacaaaggCACATAGCGGTGAGTAAATCACGGCATATAATATAGGATAATCAAATTTTCAATTACGCAGGGGCGAAGATCTTTCGTACAAATTACACGGAAACCTTTGCGTTTAGAAAACTCATAGTagacgcacttgcgagccctctggcattgagagtgtccatgggcggcggtatcacttaacatcaggtcagcctcctgcccgtttgccccctattttatagaaaaaaaagtagACCTTCCGCTCTATTTGCACcgtcataaatatataacatacattacAAGTGCTaactagtatttttaaatacaatagtgCTTAGGAGATATTTATTCACTGCCGCAACACAGGGAAGTGTTACAATGAAATCTCACGAGACTTACGACACGGCTACTAGTTTCACATGAACAGCTTAATGCTATAGTTGAAGACCTGTGTGTAGGACACAGGTCTGGCGCAAAGAaatatttaggttttattttatacaattaagtttAATGTTATCTTTGTGTCTCTTGTAATGTAgaattaatatagtttttgccCAATAAGGAAAGAGTAAACGGTTGCcatgacaaattaaaaacaaatgattgtACGTTCGTACTACAAACTTTGGCTTTTGTAGTGAAAGGTTATTTCTATAGTCCTCAATAATAACTGAAGCATATAATGTCTCAATTTTTAAAGGAGCGGTCGTATTAACTTCCGATTCTGAGAATATGATTATATGGCACGTAATGTTTCATGCATAATTTGATGATAAGATCGTAATGAATCGTATGTTATGCGAAATGATTGCATTGATAAAGTTATACAATAACAATTGAAATGAATACCAATTTAAGAATGTAATGTTATGAATGAAAGGATGtatatacttatgtatataaaaacagtGTTTTTTCAACGAATTTAAGATATCTAAAGctgtcatttttttaaaaatatttaattgtttaatgcaTATGACGTATCATCCGGTGGTTCCATTACCTGCTCAATATAGTTTTGGTTTGGTAGAATTGAAGGGCTAAAGATCTACTTGACTCTGCTTGCCTTTAAAACTACCACATAAACTTCGTTCGGTTCATTTGCTCTTGGAATCCAAGtgaatctataatattatttttgtttatttcagcaaaaacaaaagacacaAACAAAGATCACAATAAAGACAAGCAGGACAGAGACAACAATAATGGAGACAGAGACACGGATGATGAGAAACACAAAGAGGACGAGCGACGGTTTGAGCCCAACTCCTCAGCTGATAACGACTTAGTCGATATGTTAGGTAACGTCATaagtactatttattttaaatttacacagAGAACAACACAAATGCAAAAcgtctttataataaatataaatacaggggTGCACCCGGTAACCTTACAGGCAATCCGTGCTAAAAGAGTTCGAAGAGAGGAAAGAAGTGTAGTAatcttaatcataaaaatcttataaaggTATATAAATACGTGCCCTTAAACAATCTCAGGTTTAGGTTAGATAAGAGATATTTATATGATGTTAAAGAGGAACTCAAATAGAATTAGGAGGCGTATATCCTTTAtagtgaaatttaaaaataatttctgcGTATTGGCTGGGAATTCAGAAATCCGGAATACTATAGAACATTCGTCCTGACAAAAGTCCCAAACAATATAACGGCATAGAGTAACTCACAATTTAGGTTTgggtttttaatacaatttgaattatattaaacattacatatttctgtttgattatatttagtttagcAGTGTCAATTGATGTATATCACAAGGGAAAATAAACGAAAATGCAAAGCTTCAATACAGTAATAGAACCTTAAATCTGAAATGATAAACATGGATTTTCTGTAATATCAATTAAAGATATTTCACTTTTCCCAGTCTCATATTGAGCAATACttcacaatattataatattattacagaaagagATATAGTACAAAAGAACCCAAACATACGGTGGGATGATATCGCAGATCTTTCTGAAGCCAAGCGGTTGTTGGAAGAAGCCGTTGTCTTACCTCTGTGGATGCCAGACTTTTTCAAGGTATGcctttacaataaattatgaatttgaaGGAAGTCACAATGTATTGCACTGACATACCAGAATGTATCTttgtaattaaagtaaattaatgtatattatcatATGTCATAAGGACATATCTTCAAAGGTTGACATAAATCCTAAATATGGATAAGCCGAGTTGATATTTggttatttttgataaaattcaCAGTTGTATAAAACAAGGTATTTCCCAAGAGTCTTGTTCCAATCTGaacaggaaataaataataaatatctcaattaaatatgttactTGGTACTTATGCTTTCTATtcctcaaaataatttataacttttttcatTGATACCAAAGATTCAATGAAAAACTGTTGCAAACAcatctttattcataaaaaccaaATTAGTCCAATTGAATTCTTTTAACtgaagtaatattttgtttccatctgtcaaattgtgtctACGATATGATTATAACAGACAAAAGTGAGAGATAATACTATGTGTTTAGAACAAATATTGCCagattaagattaaaaaaccAACAGTGTTCATAGAGTTTTAAAAAGGCACTTTAATtaacagtaaaaatatttttagggaATCCGTCGGCCGTGGAAAGGCGTTTTAATGGTTGGACCCCCTGGCACAGGCAAGACGATGCTTGCCAAAGCAGTCGCTACAGAATGTGGAACTACCTTCTTCAACGTTTCTTCGTCTACCCTCACTTCAAAGTACCGAGGAGAGTCTGAGAAACTTGTTAGACTATTGTTTGAAATGGTATGTTAGCTCGGATCAAATGTTTTTGACATAATTTGGCTAATCCAGATTTCTATAAAAGGAGAATTACTACCAGTCCATGAAGATCAATGATACTGCTACATTTACTCAAccgttatattttaattttatggggtttacttacattttttttaataacaatttcagGCCCGATTCTACGCCCCATCAACGATATTTATAGATGAGATAGACTCGTTGTGTTCCCGGCGAGGTTCGGACAGCGAACATGAGGCCTCGAGACGAGTCAAGTCAGAGCTGCTTGTTCAAATGGATGGACTTACAGACGAACCTGGAAaggtattttaattgaattgttaGTGTAAATcctaaattataagttttccTTAAAACAGAAGATTTTCTCTTTACCTGCATAAAAATGTTCAAAGTCCTTAGCCAGGAATCGAACCTGCCACTTATTTCTGCTaccttttaataatgttttaaaataaaataaaaccaagcAAGCTTTTGGGAGTTGCTTAGGAGCAAATTGTGGTTTTCGAATCATGGTTAATTTGtcatacttaaaaaatattattatttttattattatataataaataatagaaagtTTGGTGTCATCAACAAATAAGGGACAAGTTTAGGTTTTGTTACAACTATGTTCAAGATAGACTACAAAATATTCCAATTTTAGCagtaaattttattctctTTTTGTACTTTATTTACACATTATTACTCATAAGTATATACTCTGATTATTAATTCCGTACAATTTTGACAGCTATCATTTATTGTACATGTAAGGGATTACATACCTTTTTGGCCGGgcacatttttcaatttcaatgcGAGTCTGAACATCTAAGTctatgtatacattttatttgttagtgaatgtataGTTTTACGGTGAGTTATAATTACGTCCCTTTTCATCACAAACAGTAAAAACACGCGACGTGACagctaacattttttttaaaggtttacTAAACCTATAATTAGTGATACCAGCTAAAGAATATATcggtttataatatatttaaatactttaaagttAATTCGATATATTGTTCgtgatattgaaatatttgttatttttgtaataggtCACTTgagtaagtaaatattaagatttttagaAGACCTTTTAGtaggtaaaacataaaaaatacgtagcattttattttctattgccGTCAAATTTCCTCCTTTTCGGTGGAGAACTTTCTTAGTAGCAACACTTATGAAATGTCAGAATTCTACAGAATGAAAAATCAGAGTATAGTAAGAGTTAGTTCAAGTTAATTCAAGTTGTTTGTATTAACGAAATATGATTTCAGGTTGTTATGGTATTAGCAGCAACAAATTTTCCCTGGGATATAGATGAGGCACTCCGGCGTCGGCTTGAAAAGAGAATATATATCCCTCTGCCAACGCAGGAAGGTCGGGAAGCATTACTCCAAATAAACCTTCGCGAGGTCAAACTAGATCCAGAATTGGatttgcaagcggtggccaaAAAGCTGGATGGATACTCCGGAGCAGACATCACTAATGTTTGCAGGTATTAAATTGACACATTCAAAATACCAATCATCcccatattttaatttattgtccGAATTGTTAGGACCAAGTTCATTTATGTTCCGGAATAAATAAGTCAAGTCTTATAAACTtctatgatttatatttttggtacatttgcttttaatttatttatgatatatgtcGCTTATGAAGAAATTAAGAAGTATCAAGTTGTCCTTTGGTGCTATTGTTATTCATTTGCGCATATTATTATCCATCCACTCCTTTTCGTCGTAATTTATAATCATCCTTAAATTCAGGGACGCCTCAATGATGTCCATGAGACGAAGAATCACTGGTTTGAAACCGGAGCAGATAAAACAACTGGCCAAGGAGGAATTGGACTTGCCGGTCACCAAACAAGATTTCCTCGAGGCTATATCGAAATGTAACAAGTCCGTATCGAAGGGTGACATTCAGAAATATCTCACCTGGATGGCGGAGTTTGGCTCCTCCTGATTGACGTAGATTTCGTCTATGAACTGTTGTGTGGCACTTGTCAGAAAATAAATGGCGCGCTGTCAATTATTTAGTTGtgatttaatcaaaattaacaataatgcAGTATGTGTtacgaattttataaaaaaagcaacATATTAAACTGggattaataaaatgtaatagtcttatgaataataatcgtaatatcatttgtttaatttcaaacttgaaataaaatcataataaattaagccAGAAAGTGTTgttgaagaaaataaaaatttgtggctgatttattatcataaaaatctGCATTtctttttagaaaattaaaaaataaagaaataaagattatttgtacattgtaaatattagGATACCGCGCCATTTAGCATCCATTACATCAAGTGTCAATCTCCCCTAAGTCAGACACGATCAAAAGTtcaagtatttaaattttgcctTATAGTATAAGTTGGGAAACAGACTGTTTCAgtattaaatgaatattattataaggaaATAGCACCACATTGTAAACATTCCAAATGGGATGGAACTAATTTCATTCAAAAGGAGAAAAAGTGTCAAAATTCATGGCTGTGTAATGTTTTtactaatgttattttaaattttgtgcatttaaaaattaatgaaggACTTCCACgcaattacaatttacaagcaaatagtaataaaaacctttctaAACGGCCggaatgatattttattatgtgaacgaattttttttttaatttaatataacaatatataagcAGTGGTGGCCATGAATTTTTGAACCTACATTTCtgtgttttataattagaCAATCATtgacaatatatatactaaactaGCTTGTCCAACCTAaagtgttaaagaaaatactattttttatatcattggCTAGTGGTTTTAAATTCAACCCATTATAGTTTGGGGTTTGGGTACAAACTAGATTTAGTATACCATCAGTCggatttgttattttgttacattCTTACAGTTTCGAAAATGAAATCTTTAGTCTTAGGTTTTTATACAAGCACAAAAACAGTATGCAAAGCTCTtagtaaatttacataatatgttaATCGGTCGTCGGTAGTccttttgtaattattaatcgTGATCTTTGTACTTAATTTAGGTATATGAgattagaataattttatgccataactaatttatattattgtgtttatagatattttttataattttttcaagtATGTTTATATGAAAGAGATATTTCGCATGAGTAATGCTTGCTCAATTTCAATTCAAACTAATTTTATGTACAATGATTtaggtaaattttaattcatgaataatttgttatatgaTGCCCTCCTAATAACCTTAGTAATCCTAATTACACCGAAtcgcatttaattaaattaaaattagggTAAAAAATAAGGGATAATCATTTTAACACCACTTATTGGAAAAAGAGTATTTTTGCATCAAGTATAATTTCTGTATtacaaagacaaaataaacatttaaaaggtTGTTTTGTAGTTTTCATATTCATAGTTATAggaatataatacatataaattgatagcaaattattcaatataaatgtataatgtgGGTGTTCtgcattatacataaaaaaatcttaagaaATTGTatcgttaaatataaatagttctCACCAATAACAGTGACTTACTCTGATTCTGATTTATAAtgtgtacatacatataatccTCTCACAATAGTACTTAGTAATTCTAGGTTTGATTCAATGAAACTTGAGCTATTCCACCCTATTTATACAAGGGTTTTTGCTccattaaagtttttttaatgtacttttttgcCTGCAACAACactatgtggaatcagcttcccatttaagtatttttaaagtattaagtTTTAAGGGTTCCACAAACTGTGCAGGCCAAGAAAGAGAAAAAAAGTTAGGGTTCTTTTTAAAAGCCTAATAACTATTAAATGGCTGGTAATGCCACTTAGAGCCTTCTAGCCGTGCATAGCTCGGCCTGAATGTTTGCCACCTgtcaatttttataacaaaagcGGTCATTTACTCATGactatattattcaataatacaaatacttGACCATACACAGGTTTGATTTGAATAAAACTGttctcatatttaaaaaaacaagccTTTTTATCTAAGGTGTGAACAAATATTAGTGTTTTAGTTAGGTTATTGTATCTTGGTAAATtcatcttttatatttttgaagtagctactttttatttttcacccTTAAAACAAACATGTAAAATGgtgtaaaacaaattaaaaaagtctTTAAAAGTTAACAGTATAAGAGTACTCATTTCAGATTCCaaatactgtttatatttagtCTACCTTCTACTGAAATACAACTGGAAAGGTCGCATTTTAGTCATACATCAAACCTTTCCTTTGGCAGAGTTTGGATGAATACTATACCATTTGGTTATTTAGCGACTTTACTGTATTCTAGCAAACTTGTAATTGCGATATGATAGCAATGTTTATTTAGGCTAAGAAGTGGGCTAAGGGCTTCTATTAGCAAAGGTAAACATTTTGTAGAAGTAGTTTggctacttttaataaataaatttatatacttactaATAATACTTCATCATCGTCATATTTAAATGGGTTCTATTTCACATATGCgattacacaaatatacttAATAGTTAATACATAGTTGACAGCTGTTGTCTTTGCTAGGCTGAATAAcaaaagtttgttttaaataactggtttattattaaaaaatattttttgtttttaatcaaCAACATTCTTCTCAcgtactaaaattatttgttgttaaaatatttagagattaattaatatctaataaattaaactttttattaaaacaatgaaTGTTGGTTAAGATAATGTAGATAATGATATagattttaactatatttacaaTGAAAATTATACTGGTGTAAATTGATTGAGAACtcttacattacattattacatacaatatttaagttaGGCACTAATGGTTCATAGCGTTAGGCACTAATGGTTCATAGCGTTAGGCACTAATGGTTCATAGcgtcaaatataaatatgttcttTTCTTTCTGCAGTACAATTTgaagaaagagacaaacatgtttcattttattattgatgcTACCTAATGGTATGCACTTCTCAAAAGTACAAAATATCCGCTATTTTATGTAAGTAGTTGTGTGAAATAGAGTTGttttcgataaaaaaaatctctatatataaaattctcgtgtcacaatgttagTTCctatactcctccgaaacggctcgaccgcttcttatgatttttatacatattaagtaagtctgagaatcgccTTATATCTATATTCCAAACCTCTAACTAATAGGTGTCCcccaaatttaatttttttgacaaaattttgtcattttatttatttatgatacatcatacaaaaatacatacaaccccaATTTTCAcccctatattttatttgttaatttgaaaaaatttgAAACTGAATTTTACGTAGagaaatatttacagaaaaacCTACAAATTTTCATTCCAGAAAACTGAACAGGGTATATagtaaaaaggtaggctaagttcAATCAcgttaaggagaaacgaagttcgcgggggcagctagtaactatatataatacttactGATATTATTAACAGGTAAAGCATTGGCGGTTGTATGAGGTAAACTCACAATGCCCTGAACTGAtttggaaaatttattaagacaCCTTATTTGTAAGTGTCGTTGGCTAAATATAGCccgaaaaacaaaaagttgaATTTGCAAAGAAAAAATTCCAGAGATTGAGTATGGTCGAGTTCTAGAGAAAAGTTGTAGAGCTTCCCGTTCCCACAAGTTCTCCACCGCGTCTATCTATGTTACTGTTCGCgataaaatcaaaaaatcTCTCTGCTGCGAGAAATTTATTGCGGTTTTTACCAATATCTAGTATGATTAATGAGGAAGGTTTAGATATATGATTTTTCAAGGTTTACGGGTCACGATAGCGCCTGCGAAGCCGGGGTGAGTAGAATAAAGCCTGGATATTGAAGATACCCTACTATACTAAGTTTGTAGATGTACTTAAATTGGCTACCAACACCACTTTATAAATGGTTAACTAAATTTACCTACTATGCACGTACATGATGTACTACTCAGATGGGCGCTGTGACCTAAGATGCAAAAGTACTCTACATCCCCACTCGAATTGATCGATCGAGGATGTAGAGatctaaataactttaagAGGAGAAAATAAATGAGGATGACAATCGTTCAAATGGCAATATAGCTAATATCGTGGCATGATATTGCCATTTGGACAAAAGCGAAACATTTCTTTACAGAtgatagaaagaaaaaataaaaaaaatctcgatTCTGAATGTTATCCTTAGATTGTATAGACATAATTGATATCGCTTACACACTCATACTTGTAACTCGATCGAACTTAGGCAAaagtaaaattcaatatataatttgagacAATTTTCACAACAGGAAACTGAAGCTAGAAAAATATCGTACCGGAGCTATCCACGTATGATGGTTTAAGTGATTTTGTTGTAAGACGGTAAATCGGTACCATACATACCGGTAAAACTTAATcgaatttgattatttaaaccattataaatattagttataatgGTTGAAATAACGTACTAAGCCGACAGCTACAGTACGTCCCCGTATAATTTACTAGCATTGAGTATATACCTAacgtaaataaacaataaaggGCATGActactatttacaatttcacGTATACACGTGCCGTCTGCATACGAGTGGAATAAGCTTACAATACATTTAGTAagcatattaagtaattaatgttAGTGGACTTCCATAACATTCATActaatatgaaattttatttaaaaaaaataataataaaaggacAAAGCATCCTTCTCATCTAAGTATACACTACGATAATCTGTAGTAACATAAATGTTGTGTTGCCATGCATTacgattttaattttctttgtgttggtattctatttaaacaaggttaaaaacaaatacataatgtTATTGACGAAACTTATTCCActcaaagaaatatatttttgaaaaaaatcttgtCTATATGTCACGCATTTCCtagtgaatataaataattgttgtatATTACATGAACTAAGCGGTTGTGAAATTCGCTGTGAATATAGCCACAAGTAACAGTTTTTGGCGCCAGCGGAAacagaatatttataatgttggcaTGACTGATCTTACTACGTGGTCGCAAATCGCAATGGTACGGAAATGTAAACATGCAcagataatttttaacttaGAGAATTTGTGACTATAATTATGGACTAAGATTGAGTTTTACATatctaaacatttaaataaatctaagatgtaataaaaacatcgtTTGTTATTGCAACATTAGTAACTAACATATCTTATTTTTCTGTGACTGATGTGAACATAGGCAAAAGCCTAGT
Proteins encoded:
- the LOC123709677 gene encoding katanin p60 ATPase-containing subunit A-like 1 — protein: MYAAGMTIMAVSVGEICENTKLAREMALMGNYESALVYYEGTVQMIHRLLITIADPTRKSKWQLVQRQMAREYEQLKGTVATVQMFQHEGDKPITPLGGNLEDLPTRDMIWAPAPHELDPDIWPPPPDRDPSAWPSPTSVEHKGPPPLKSARNNPRNNRTADAKKPAPKTATTSQRKTSDVRNPKINTKAHSAKTKDTNKDHNKDKQDRDNNNGDRDTDDEKHKEDERRFEPNSSADNDLVDMLERDIVQKNPNIRWDDIADLSEAKRLLEEAVVLPLWMPDFFKGIRRPWKGVLMVGPPGTGKTMLAKAVATECGTTFFNVSSSTLTSKYRGESEKLVRLLFEMARFYAPSTIFIDEIDSLCSRRGSDSEHEASRRVKSELLVQMDGLTDEPGKVVMVLAATNFPWDIDEALRRRLEKRIYIPLPTQEGREALLQINLREVKLDPELDLQAVAKKLDGYSGADITNVCRDASMMSMRRRITGLKPEQIKQLAKEELDLPVTKQDFLEAISKCNKSVSKGDIQKYLTWMAEFGSS